GGGAGCTGTGGCACGCCGCAAGAAGTGTGGCGGGCACGGCGTGGAGGGGCCATGGGGAGCAATCGGACCTAAGCGGAGGAGGCAAAATTTAAATGAGGGAAGAACCTTATACATAGACTCAAGCATGGAAATGGCTGGGTGACTAGTCATGATCATAAAAGCAACATTGTCCAGACGCATTTTGTCAACATTATCAAGAGGGGTTCGCCTCGCCCCAAAACTATTAACTAGGGCGCCTTCCCCCCTACAGGACGTGACCTTTCTGACCTTGGGGTGTCTATCACAGAGGATGAGGTAAAGGATGCTCTCTCTGCCCTTCCTGGGGACAAGGCCCCGGGACCTGATGGATTCACTAGGAAATTCTTCAAGGTTTGCTGGGACACTATCAAACAGGATGTCATGCTTGTGATTAACAAGTTCTCATATCTGCATGCGGAACACTTCCACTGGCTCAACTCGGCGAACATCACCCTCATCCCCAAGAAGGATGGCGCCGAAGACATCTCAGACTTCCGACCCATCAGCCTGATACATGCTGTTGCAAAGCTCATTGCCAAAGTCCTTGCAACTCAGCTGGCCCGTCACATGAACAGTACTGTCTCCATTGCGCAAAGCGCCTTCATCAAAACAAGGAGTATCCACGACAACTTCCTGTACGTGCGGAACTTGGCCAGGAAATTCCACCGCAAAAAAACCCTATGCtcctcttcaagcttgatattaAGAAGGCGTTCGACTCAGTCAAGTGGGACTATTTAATGCAACTTCTGACCCATCATGGCTTCCCGAGTCGGTTCAGAGGGTGGGTCTCGGCCTCCTCTCCACGGCCTCCTCCAGAGTATTGCTCAATGGTATTGCCGGTGATCCGATCAAGCATGGTTGTGGCCTTCGGCAGGGTGACCCCCTCTCGCCATTGCTCTTCGTGCTTGCTATTGATCCGATgcaccactattggggaacgcagtaacttcaaaaaaattcctacgcatacgcaagatccatctaggtgatgcatagcaacgagaggggagagtgttgtccacgtaccctcgtaaaccgaaagcggaagcgttatgacaacgcggttgatgtagtcgtacgtcttcacgatccgaccgatcctagtaccgaaagtacggcacctccgcgatctgcacacgttcagctcggtgacgtcccacgaactctagatccagctgagtgtcgaggcagagcttcgtcagcacgacggcatgatgacggtgatgatgaagttaccgacgcagggcttcacctaagcactacaacgatatgagcgaggtggaaatctgtggaggggggcaccgcatatggctaaacaatcaacttgtgtgtctatggggtgccccctcccccgtttctaaaggaggggaggaggaggccggccagtcctagagggcgtgccaaggggggaggaatcctcctcctagtaggagtaggattcctcctttcctagtcctactaggagggggaaggaaggagagggggagggggaggggggcaagaggggccgcgcccccctcccctagtccaattcggacccccttgggggggggcgccacctcctggctgctaccctctctctcccctaaagcccactaagggcccaataacttccggggggaggggttccggtaaccctccggcatttcggttttatccgaaacctcccggaacacttcccactacaaaaaaatacacttctgtgatgatacgtgtttgtcacagtaggtcgcgtttttttgtcatgcatgtacatccatgacaaatttatgacagaatcaagatagtcatacctgtgctgtcgtagaagtattccatgacattaccaaaattatcatcacggaagtgtccacttccatgacgataaatcgcgcgtcacagaaatgctttcgtcaagggtgaccgacacgtggcatccaccgtaacggaacgccgttaagctatcgggtcgggttttggatccgataacccgttaacagccccgaccaatgaggattttccacgtgtaaaatcatcattggctgaaggaaacacgtgtcagctcaccgttgggacagatgtcatccgctcattggaccgaaggcgcctatgatacggcgacacgtggcatggcccaacagaggtccattcctgtgaaaaggccggcctgtttgacttggtcaaaaggtggcgggccgccccacggaaagcctgttaacggcctgttcgcatatagcccatttacagcccactaacccagggcccgttacgccctatccgaattaggcccagtagcgtcatctgggccgtccaatatgattcagcccgttttaacttccggcccatgtgtggcccatgacttctttcggcccatatgaggacctttgtaactcttggcccattaacggcccgtggtgaaactggcccgtaatgaacagtgtatcactttatacccattaacggcccgttattccattgggacgtttccagcccaagttatctttcggccttctcagggcccattgattcttgggctcatttgcagcattcggttacatacagcccgttactgtcattttctgcttgtgggccaaattcagcccgtcgttacagtcggtccgtttacggaccgttaatacgttgggccgttttcatgtcaaaaaaaaaacccgttgggctgttttcatagagttatcaaatacggcctattaacggcccgttatggtccacgaatagtacggcccatgattggcgaaatgatgatacgccccgtagaaggcccatggatcctaccgcccgtatgaggcccatcgatagtatggcccgtagaaggcccatggaccacgacccgtagaaggcccatggaccctaaggcctgtatagaaggccgatggatcctacggccggacgaaggcccatggatcatacggcctgcaggaggcccatggttacaacagttcgtgtgttgccacgattattttggcctagttaccaaaaataggtattgtggccactagaaaaaaacagaaaaagaactgcagtgactacaagcaaacaactaaacaagacaataaagaaataaataagcaagcaattaacgctagcctattaccgctattacacatattacatccactgggcatcaaagttcgcctagttaagcgtctatcctgtataaataagcaccggtgcctaaggaaagtctggtttatttctcgaagcacctctcctaagcaccttgcattgtacaaggtctaagcttctcttcatcggtggcggttgctgttctggtgcgttggtcctatggggcccggccttagcacgatgatttttcgactgtctactataacaagtcGTCCCAGCTTCGATGAGGGAGGGCCGATGACGGCGGCGCCAGCCTTTGTCTCCCTTCAGCGCTTGTAGtggtcgctaggtggtctatgaatctggatgtgattttttattgtttctggtgtttgttgtactgccatgattgaagatgaatagattggaagtttctcgCAGAAAAAATCCGTAACTATGTGAAGCGAAACATAATGTTGTCAAGTATTCAACCCatgaacaaaaacagaaaacatgctGCAAGATCAAAGTACAGCGCAGTGTATCGATGGAAAAAAAATATTTGTGACGAATGGACGAGGTGGCGGCCCATCAGCTCTCGAGGCCCATACACCAAGCCAGGGCAGGCCGACACCCACGCCCGAAGCCCACGACCGCCGTCCCAACAACCCACCTCCAAAATGACCAAACCACCCCCAGCCCCAGCACCTCCCACCCCACGCACACCCGTAATTTCCCCTCTCCCCCAGCCCCATTTCCGCCATTTCCCCTCCGCCCGCGGTCTGAAAACGGAGGCCAGCACACTCCGCTGTCACATCCCACACACTCCCACAGCTTCAGCAGCACAGCACACAGCGGCTTCTTCTccgttggcggcggcggctagggttttacCACCTCCCTCCAAAACCCTAATCTTTCCACCCAATCCAATCCGTCCGTCGTCCATGCCGGCGGCCTCCTGCTAGATTCGAATCGCGCCGGAGTTGTACTTAGTTTGAGTGCTTGGTTTGGTGCTGTGCGGCGGAGATGACGTCCAACCAGTTCGATCTCCTCGGCGACGTCGACAACGACGACCCCTCgcagctcctcgccgccgccgccgccaagaaggccgcCGAGCCCAAGcccgcggcgccggcgccggccgccgccaagcccggcTCCAAGCCGCCCGCCAAGACCACGCCGCCCGGTGAGTGACCCTCTCGGTTCGCGCTCCCTCCGATTCGATTGCTCGATGGGTCTTCCGATGCGAGCTTCCATTTCTGTTGCTCATGGTGTGATGCGATTTGCGGCTGCAGCGGAGGACGCGAGGGGCAGCCGGGGGGACGGCGCCGGGCGCGGGAGGGGCGGCCGCGGGGGCGGGTTCGGCAGGACCGGCCCGCGGCGGGACTACGGCGACGCCGACGCCAACGGCGGCTTCGAGGGCGGgtacggcggtggcggcggcggcggctatgcggCGCCTCGCCTGGAGGACGGCgatgggaagcaggcggagagggGCCGCGGCCCGCGCCAGCCCTACCGcggagggggcggccgccgcggggGCTACTCCGACGGGCAGAACACGGACGAGTTCGGGCGCCCGCACCGCTCCTACGAGCGCCGCAGCGGCACCGGCCGGGGCTTCGGGATGAAGCGCGACGGTGCTGGCCGCGGCAACTGGGGGACTGCCACCGACGAAGGGTTCCCACAGTTAAGATTGATCCAATTAGTCTCTGTTTCATGGCATGatgctgattctttttgctgctgtcaTGTGTGGAGCTTGATGCTTTTTATTATGTGGGTGGTGGTGATCAGGGAAAATGTGGAGGCTGTCAACACTGAGGAGACCCCTGCTGTGACAGAGGATGAGAAGAAGCCCGAGGATGCGCCGCAGCCCGAGGCTGAGAAGGTCAAGGAGGGTGCGGAGAATGAAGAGGACCAGAAGGAAGCTGAGGAAGATAAGGTATATTTTTCAGAATTTGCCATCATCTGATTGCTTTAAATTGTGTTGTGGTAGTTGTATGGCGTGTGCATTTTGTATTGGTGACAATGGTGATGGTAGCATTTCTTGCTGGATAAGACAATCCAGATACTCCCTCCGGTCAGAATTAAATGACGCAATCTCTATATAATGTCCGTTTTGCGTTGTATCGAGGTTGCGTTAATTAATTCGGATCGAAGGGAGTATCATGTTTTACATATGCTATTCTAGGGATGTAACGTAATACAGTTACTCGACCAGTCTAGATGTTTGCTGTACACCTGCTCGCATAATAGCTACTTCTGTCACAGTACAGAAATGGTTTGCATTAAGCTCTTTGGAAGCTGGAATCTCTTCCTCATCTTCCAGGCTAGTCTTATTGTCAGCTTTATAGTTCTCTTCTCCTTTGTGCCCAATGCTACATATTTCTGTCAGAATGTATTGCGTTGTTTTTTGATGCATTTGATCACATACATTAGTGTATTGTCACATCCGTGCCACTAACTGACCTCAGTGAGCCATTTGATTTGCTGCTGGCATCTAAGTAGTTTGTAGATGAAATGCATATATACATGTACTGAAATATCAATTTCTTTAATCGTCATTCACTTTGAAGGCTTGCCTGTTATTTGGTTGGGAGTAATGAAATCTGGTTGATCCAGTTAGACTGACATTCTCAGAAATGGATTGCCAGTGTTCAGTTTTACCTAGCCAATAGTTGGTTCATATAACAGCATCCTCTCTTTTGATGTAATGTGCTCTTGTTTAATTTTATTTTGGCAATAGCTTTCCTTAGAATTTCTGACTTCCTGTTATTTAATTGAGATGTTGAGTGCAATTTTGTTCCTTGTTTGTGGTCCAGAATTCTTTGATATATTCCTGGGCTTGTTTCTTTTATGATGAAGGTGTGTTCTGTTACAGTGTCACTACCCCTTCACCATCTTCACCCTTCATTTTGGGGATGGCTTATCATGACATATTCAACTTCTCTTAAGCTTTCTGGTGCTTCTGTATTGTTGTCTGTGCATGTTCTGCTTTTGTATTTGTTGCCAGGACATGTTCTAGGTATA
This DNA window, taken from Triticum aestivum cultivar Chinese Spring chromosome 1D, IWGSC CS RefSeq v2.1, whole genome shotgun sequence, encodes the following:
- the LOC123183354 gene encoding RGG repeats nuclear RNA binding protein A — its product is MTSNQFDLLGDVDNDDPSQLLAAAAAKKAAEPKPAAPAPAAAKPGSKPPAKTTPPAEDARGSRGDGAGRGRGGRGGGFGRTGPRRDYGDADANGGFEGGYGGGGGGGYAAPRLEDGDGKQAERGRGPRQPYRGGGGRRGGYSDGQNTDEFGRPHRSYERRSGTGRGFGMKRDGAGRGNWGTATDEGFPQENVEAVNTEETPAVTEDEKKPEDAPQPEAEKVKEGAENEEDQKEAEEDKEMTLEEYEKVLEEKRKAILALKAEERKVEVDKELQSMQQLSVKKDAEEVFIKLGSDKEKKKENTEREERAKKSLSINEFLKPAEGERYSGGRGRGRGFRGRGEARGGYNGGGGGGRRPAAAPAIEDQSQFPTLGGK